One [Limnothrix rosea] IAM M-220 genomic region harbors:
- a CDS encoding pentapeptide repeat-containing protein, whose translation MKRVITNILGKMAIACLSLLIIGGMVTTFHADALAVDYNKRTFIQEDFSHQDLKGNSYDLASLRGSDFSYSDLRGVRFFSANLEFVNFEGADMRGAVLDSARIGHTNFTNANLEGAYLASVKITPSTVIDGADFTDALILKNENEKLCELATGTNPTTGRDTAETLYCP comes from the coding sequence ATGAAGCGGGTTATCACAAATATTTTGGGAAAAATGGCGATCGCCTGTTTATCTTTACTCATAATTGGCGGTATGGTGACGACGTTTCACGCCGATGCGTTAGCCGTGGACTACAACAAACGCACCTTTATCCAAGAAGATTTTTCCCACCAAGACCTCAAGGGCAATAGCTATGATCTTGCGAGTTTACGGGGCAGTGACTTTAGCTATTCCGATTTGCGGGGTGTGCGGTTTTTCTCTGCCAATCTCGAATTTGTAAATTTTGAAGGGGCAGATATGCGGGGCGCAGTGCTGGATTCTGCCCGTATTGGCCATACAAATTTTACGAATGCTAATCTTGAGGGCGCTTATCTAGCCAGCGTAAAAATTACGCCAAGTACCGTGATCGATGGGGCGGACTTTACCGATGCGTTAATCCTGAAAAACGAAAACGAAAAACTCTGCGAACTCGCCACAGGCACAAATCCCACCACCGGACGCGACACTGCCGAAACTCTCTATTGTCCCTAG
- a CDS encoding sulfotransferase family 2 domain-containing protein produces MFISKKLVFTELHKTGCSHIGKILGALLEGIQKGKHNRPPENILEGDYYFLGSVRNPWDWYVSLWSYGCGQAGSMYLATVVGNKTPRRFTGRGWKINPLAASKSYVKDLFKDHERWQRCYAEQTPENFQEWLRVINDEEFWGDFGEDYDQYPANQSIGLLTYRYLRLFCRSDFRNLKDFSEICQFAKDNCYIDYFIKNESLEADLAIALQNCGLFTDELSLVEKLKSFGRTNTSPRKKDYLYYYDQNSINLITQREKLIIEKFNYQPPKINVSHDKIN; encoded by the coding sequence ATGTTTATATCTAAAAAATTGGTTTTTACCGAATTACATAAAACAGGATGTAGTCATATTGGCAAAATATTAGGAGCTTTACTTGAAGGCATTCAAAAAGGTAAACATAATAGGCCTCCAGAAAATATTTTAGAAGGTGATTACTATTTTCTTGGCTCTGTCAGAAATCCTTGGGATTGGTATGTTTCCCTATGGTCATACGGATGTGGGCAAGCTGGCTCGATGTATTTAGCTACTGTTGTTGGCAATAAAACTCCCAGACGATTTACTGGCAGAGGTTGGAAAATAAACCCACTGGCCGCATCAAAATCCTATGTAAAAGATTTATTTAAAGACCATGAACGATGGCAAAGGTGTTATGCAGAGCAAACACCAGAAAATTTTCAAGAGTGGTTACGCGTTATTAATGATGAGGAATTTTGGGGAGACTTTGGGGAAGATTATGATCAATATCCAGCAAATCAAAGTATTGGTCTATTAACTTACCGATATCTTCGATTATTTTGTCGTAGTGATTTTCGGAATCTCAAAGACTTCTCTGAAATCTGCCAATTTGCAAAAGATAACTGTTATATTGACTATTTTATTAAAAATGAGTCATTGGAGGCTGATTTAGCTATAGCATTACAAAATTGTGGCCTTTTTACTGATGAACTTTCACTCGTAGAAAAATTAAAATCATTTGGTCGTACAAATACCTCTCCCCGCAAAAAAGATTACCTATATTACTATGATCAAAACAGCATAAATTTGATTACTCAAAGGGAAAAGTTAATCATCGAAAAATTTAATTATCAACCACCGAAAATAAATGTATCTCATGATAAAATAAATTAA
- a CDS encoding DUF2358 domain-containing protein, translating into MDILEILQQDYQRFPKHQSFEIYARNVFFKDPLNEFRGVHRYKKMIGFLGRWFRNVDLDLHQIHRNGTTIRTDWTLKMTCPLPWQPRLSISGYSLLEVNERDLIISHIDYWYDAPLKVLGQVFRFR; encoded by the coding sequence ATGGATATTCTTGAAATCTTGCAACAGGACTATCAGCGATTTCCTAAGCATCAAAGCTTTGAGATTTATGCGAGGAACGTCTTTTTTAAAGATCCGCTCAATGAATTTCGAGGGGTTCACCGTTACAAAAAAATGATTGGGTTTCTCGGTCGTTGGTTTCGAAATGTTGACCTAGATCTCCATCAGATTCATCGTAATGGCACGACGATTCGTACTGATTGGACATTGAAAATGACTTGTCCTTTACCGTGGCAACCCCGTTTAAGTATTTCTGGATATAGCCTTCTCGAAGTCAATGAGCGGGATTTGATTATTTCTCATATTGACTATTGGTATGATGCACCGCTAAAAGTTTTGGGACAGGTTTTTCGGTTCCGCTAG
- a CDS encoding peroxiredoxin-like family protein: MGVADGCVTNLVPANIPLRHPLLILILSQLGDFDSLEYAWWLQKDRALVADLNVVAVGIGDRAAGQKFCDYTGFNPEKLFIDPTATLHQKLGLYSGLQWNFPGLKAGQQAWVNLMLMCAGIASPGTLKEVLRGYTGDKNAPQLFGDEETIKAPPLPELKGKFFETAGGKGFQRPLELATLRLRNMGEVLGNWSTYVPDASYMTQRGGTFLFDTDGELLYEHRDRGILGFAENMSRPLSFLGDIKFKSSTT; the protein is encoded by the coding sequence ATGGGAGTAGCCGATGGTTGCGTCACAAACCTTGTCCCTGCAAATATCCCGTTACGACACCCATTATTAATATTGATCCTATCGCAACTGGGAGATTTTGACAGTCTCGAATATGCTTGGTGGCTCCAAAAAGATCGCGCATTGGTTGCTGATTTGAATGTTGTGGCTGTGGGGATTGGCGATCGCGCTGCTGGACAAAAATTTTGCGACTATACGGGGTTCAATCCAGAAAAATTATTTATTGATCCAACAGCTACATTACATCAAAAATTAGGGCTTTATTCTGGTTTGCAATGGAATTTTCCGGGATTGAAAGCAGGGCAACAGGCGTGGGTAAATCTCATGCTCATGTGCGCAGGTATCGCGAGTCCCGGCACATTAAAGGAAGTGTTGCGTGGCTACACTGGCGATAAAAATGCCCCCCAACTTTTTGGTGATGAAGAAACAATCAAAGCGCCACCTTTACCAGAGCTAAAGGGTAAATTTTTTGAAACGGCTGGTGGCAAGGGATTTCAACGTCCGTTGGAGCTCGCAACATTGCGGTTACGAAATATGGGGGAAGTGTTGGGCAACTGGTCAACCTATGTCCCCGATGCCAGCTATATGACCCAACGGGGCGGCACATTTTTATTTGATACGGATGGCGAACTGCTTTACGAACATCGTGATCGCGGTATCCTTGGTTTCGCTGAAAATATGAGCCGTCCTCTATCATTTTTAGGGGATATTAAATTCAAATCTTCTACTACTTAA
- the mutL gene encoding DNA mismatch repair endonuclease MutL has protein sequence MAKIKPLPNDVVQLIAAGEVIDSLGAVVRELAENAIDAGATRIHIDINPSLWKIRVADNGHGMDLEDLELCATPHSTSKIGDRHDLAHISSLGFRGEALYSIAQVAHLSIASCTAGDTGYLLNAHQDKISTASLHPMSVGSIVTVEHLFANFPVRRNALPSLQQQLKTIQQIIFHLALCYPKLTWQVNQPKGSWFQIAAGETALDILPQLLKSLAPQDLVYRRFTHAELPLLEEHCALELVVGLPDRCHRHQPDWLKLAVNGRIVKFPLLEHSIIKAFYRTLPRDRHPVCFAHLHLPPEQIDWNRHPAKSEIYLQHQARWQDVIKEAIARTLRLSKANLPKLENQRVLDLMIAAEPKAEYTVTPKKAVQITTTNIDLKIIGQSRNTYILVEHKAGIWLVEQHIAHERVIFEQIQEKWQIIPSSSPVILGDLSAKQLEQLTENLGLTLEPFGENLWKVTTIPAALQTYPDLEAALFELADGGDLGTAQAVIACRTAVKNGTPLRQEVMADIINHWQQTKNPHTCPHGRPIYLSLEETSLYRFFRRHWVLGKSHGITETKSSKIDY, from the coding sequence ATGGCCAAGATTAAACCGCTACCAAATGACGTTGTGCAGCTGATTGCCGCTGGGGAAGTGATTGATTCCCTCGGGGCGGTGGTGCGGGAGTTGGCGGAAAATGCCATTGATGCGGGTGCCACAAGAATTCACATCGATATTAATCCTAGCCTGTGGAAAATTCGGGTAGCGGATAATGGGCACGGCATGGATCTCGAAGATCTTGAACTTTGTGCCACACCCCATAGCACTAGCAAAATCGGCGATCGCCATGACCTTGCCCACATTTCAAGTCTCGGATTTCGGGGAGAAGCACTTTATAGCATTGCCCAGGTGGCGCATCTCAGTATTGCTAGTTGTACAGCGGGTGATACAGGTTATCTGTTGAACGCCCATCAAGACAAAATTTCAACGGCGAGTTTACACCCCATGTCGGTGGGCAGCATCGTCACAGTGGAGCATTTGTTCGCAAATTTTCCAGTACGTCGTAATGCATTACCCTCGCTCCAGCAACAGCTCAAAACAATTCAGCAGATTATTTTTCATTTGGCTCTGTGCTACCCCAAGCTCACCTGGCAAGTGAACCAGCCTAAGGGCTCATGGTTTCAGATTGCGGCGGGGGAAACGGCTCTCGATATTTTGCCGCAACTGTTAAAATCCCTTGCCCCACAGGATCTGGTTTATCGTCGGTTTACCCATGCTGAGCTGCCTTTACTAGAAGAACATTGTGCCTTGGAATTGGTCGTCGGTTTGCCAGATCGCTGCCATCGTCACCAACCGGATTGGCTAAAGCTTGCGGTCAATGGCCGCATCGTTAAATTTCCGCTCCTTGAACACTCGATTATTAAAGCTTTCTACCGGACTCTACCCCGCGATCGCCACCCCGTTTGTTTTGCCCATTTGCACCTACCACCCGAACAGATTGATTGGAATCGTCACCCAGCTAAAAGCGAAATTTATCTGCAACATCAAGCCCGCTGGCAGGACGTTATCAAGGAGGCGATCGCCCGCACATTGCGCCTCAGCAAAGCAAATTTACCGAAACTAGAAAACCAGCGAGTTTTAGATCTGATGATCGCGGCTGAACCCAAAGCCGAATATACTGTGACCCCAAAAAAAGCAGTCCAAATAACTACGACAAACATCGATCTAAAAATTATTGGGCAGTCCCGTAATACCTATATTCTGGTGGAGCATAAAGCAGGCATATGGCTTGTGGAACAGCATATTGCCCATGAGCGGGTTATATTTGAGCAAATTCAGGAAAAATGGCAAATTATCCCCAGTTCAAGTCCTGTCATTCTCGGTGATCTTTCGGCAAAACAATTGGAACAGCTCACTGAAAATTTGGGTTTAACCCTTGAGCCCTTCGGCGAAAATCTCTGGAAAGTAACGACCATTCCCGCAGCATTACAGACATACCCAGATCTTGAAGCGGCTCTTTTCGAATTGGCAGATGGGGGAGATCTGGGCACAGCACAAGCGGTGATCGCCTGTCGCACCGCAGTCAAAAATGGCACCCCTTTACGTCAAGAGGTGATGGCAGACATTATTAACCACTGGCAACAAACCAAAAATCCCCACACTTGCCCCCACGGTCGCCCCATTTATTTATCCCTCGAAGAAACATCCCTCTATCGCTTTTTTCGTCGCCATTGGGTATTAGGAAAAAGCCATGGTATCACCGAAACAAAGTCTAGCAAAATTGATTATTAA
- a CDS encoding bifunctional ADP-dependent NAD(P)H-hydrate dehydratase/NAD(P)H-hydrate epimerase, translating into MFDTDNIIVSAEEMRQIEAAIFEQGMPVAALMEKAATLIFHYIQSQYPRAQYPTIGVLVGPGHNGGDALVVARELYFAGYEVLLYRPLAKLKPLTKKHFDYAHFLKIFCTPNFEKFLDCDVIIDGLFGFGLEREITENLALLIEQLNEAEKVVISIDLPSGLHTDTGKVLGTAVQATESLCLGLWKRLYTQDEAIPYIGEATRLDFGMPPQILQDVLPLDINLQRMTTAIAQSFLPLARSPLTYKYQQGHLLLIGGSAQYAGSVILAALGARAAGMGMVTIAVPESLKNVVVAQLPEALVIDCPESHEGVITRLPTLDFSKYQAIACGCGLTLTGANNILPDLVPREIPLILDADALNWLAEDDLELIQHRHAPTILTPHLGEFRRLFADQIPIGGDRLNMTQKAAKLSQAITLLKGANTIISRPNGQTYCVTESTPALARGGSGDVLLGLIGGLLAQMPDTPLEITATAAWWHAQAGILAAKEQTLAGVDGVTLATYLTKFLAAMVANS; encoded by the coding sequence ATGTTTGACACCGACAACATCATCGTTTCTGCCGAAGAAATGCGACAAATTGAAGCAGCAATCTTTGAGCAGGGAATGCCTGTCGCTGCCCTCATGGAAAAAGCGGCAACCTTGATTTTTCACTACATTCAAAGTCAATATCCGCGCGCCCAATATCCGACAATCGGCGTGCTGGTCGGCCCTGGCCATAATGGCGGTGATGCTTTAGTGGTGGCGAGGGAGCTATATTTTGCTGGTTATGAGGTATTGCTATATCGTCCCCTAGCTAAGCTCAAGCCATTAACAAAAAAACATTTTGATTATGCCCATTTTTTAAAGATATTTTGTACACCAAACTTTGAAAAGTTTCTAGATTGTGATGTGATTATTGATGGTCTATTTGGGTTTGGGCTAGAGCGGGAAATCACTGAAAATTTAGCATTATTAATAGAACAACTGAATGAAGCAGAAAAAGTTGTAATTAGCATCGATTTGCCATCGGGATTACACACTGATACGGGCAAAGTTTTAGGCACTGCTGTGCAGGCAACGGAAAGTTTATGTCTCGGTCTCTGGAAAAGGCTATACACCCAAGATGAAGCGATCCCCTACATCGGTGAGGCCACGCGGTTAGATTTTGGTATGCCGCCCCAAATTTTGCAGGATGTTCTCCCTCTTGATATCAATCTTCAACGTATGACAACGGCGATCGCCCAGTCTTTTTTACCTTTAGCGCGATCGCCGCTGACTTATAAATATCAACAGGGACATTTATTGCTCATTGGCGGGTCAGCACAATATGCAGGCAGCGTTATTTTGGCAGCTCTTGGGGCAAGGGCTGCAGGCATGGGCATGGTCACTATCGCTGTGCCAGAATCCTTAAAAAATGTGGTGGTGGCACAACTGCCCGAGGCCTTGGTGATCGACTGTCCAGAAAGTCACGAGGGAGTGATAACAAGGCTACCCACATTAGATTTTTCAAAATATCAGGCGATCGCCTGCGGTTGTGGATTAACCCTTACTGGCGCAAACAATATTTTGCCCGATCTTGTACCACGGGAAATCCCCCTCATTCTTGATGCAGATGCCCTAAACTGGCTTGCAGAAGATGACTTAGAACTGATCCAACATCGCCACGCCCCCACCATTCTCACCCCCCACCTCGGTGAATTTCGTCGCCTCTTCGCTGACCAGATTCCCATCGGCGGCGATCGTCTAAACATGACCCAAAAAGCCGCCAAACTTAGCCAAGCGATCACCTTACTCAAAGGCGCAAATACCATTATTTCCCGTCCCAACGGCCAAACCTATTGCGTTACAGAAAGTACACCAGCCCTTGCCCGTGGCGGTAGTGGCGATGTTCTACTCGGCTTAATCGGCGGTCTGCTTGCCCAGATGCCCGATACACCCCTTGAAATTACCGCAACAGCAGCATGGTGGCACGCCCAAGCAGGCATTCTTGCCGCAAAAGAGCAAACCCTCGCAGGAGTAGACGGTGTAACCTTAGCCACCTATCTCACAAAATTTCTCGCAGCCATGGTCGCCAATTCCTAG
- a CDS encoding o-succinylbenzoate synthase produces the protein MEIQYRLNFEVYRRPFRTPLKTHHGLWSVREGLIVSLTDALGNTTRGEIAPLPWFGTETLAEAIAFCSDISGHLSSRKIQQIPNHLPACQFGFETATWPVNPELLSSILNPEKCCQLLTPQVEMQSQVLTFIKQGFRTFKLKIAVHNFTDELECCEQILAILPPDGKLRLDANGGLSLELAKRWGEWGDRQPQLEFLEQPLSPENFTQLLWLQNNFQTTIALDESVTNLENLVACYEQGWRGVFVIKAAIAGFPHRLKELCNTLDLDVVFSTVFETVVGRNALLHLASEVRHDRAFGMGGSHWFND, from the coding sequence ATGGAAATACAGTATCGACTTAATTTTGAAGTTTATCGTCGCCCTTTTCGTACACCTCTCAAAACCCATCATGGTTTATGGTCAGTGCGGGAGGGTCTTATTGTTTCTTTAACTGATGCATTGGGCAATACCACCCGGGGCGAGATTGCGCCGCTGCCTTGGTTTGGCACAGAAACGCTGGCGGAGGCGATCGCCTTTTGTTCTGATATTTCTGGACATCTTTCTTCTCGAAAGATCCAGCAAATACCGAATCATTTGCCTGCCTGTCAGTTTGGTTTTGAAACAGCAACATGGCCCGTCAATCCTGAACTTTTATCAAGTATTTTAAATCCGGAAAAATGCTGTCAACTGCTCACGCCGCAGGTGGAGATGCAGAGTCAAGTTTTAACTTTCATTAAACAAGGTTTTCGCACCTTTAAGCTAAAAATTGCGGTTCATAATTTCACCGATGAACTTGAGTGCTGTGAGCAAATTTTGGCAATCCTACCACCTGATGGCAAACTGCGACTGGATGCCAATGGTGGTTTATCGTTGGAGCTGGCAAAACGGTGGGGTGAATGGGGCGATCGCCAACCCCAACTGGAATTTTTAGAACAGCCACTTTCGCCAGAAAACTTCACCCAGCTACTCTGGTTACAAAATAATTTTCAAACAACCATTGCCCTAGACGAATCTGTGACAAATCTCGAAAATTTGGTGGCTTGTTATGAGCAAGGTTGGCGTGGTGTTTTTGTGATTAAGGCGGCGATCGCTGGCTTTCCCCATCGCTTAAAGGAACTGTGCAATACCTTAGATTTGGATGTTGTATTTTCGACTGTTTTTGAAACAGTAGTCGGGCGCAATGCCCTCTTGCACCTAGCCTCAGAGGTTCGCCATGATCGCGCTTTCGGCATGGGCGGCAGCCATTGGTTTAACGATTGA
- a CDS encoding ATP-binding protein — MTTTFELDFDEFQPLSAFVRRVDFFMGQALQHAENLTETVPPLPFDFAATDQPPTVYAHPAVLSFAQAFQLNEFELDVIALALAPELDLRYGATYAYLQADPVCTYPTVDFALKMLGGDGGDRLQRRHHFSDDAPLIAQHIIQLVPPPNSIKPSLISHFLVLDEQLMRLLFQQSGLDQRLKNLCELHTPRGKTLQTSLCTPLQRNLPLFISAHCDQNLPLRLYLQGKRPETYFDTALEIASALDMGLLEVQISALLTLQDHGCGLVPFIFREAWFQNALVYFEGIDLLWRDDYQRVNRQLQGAIARHQGIVIFSGQHPWQPSMRETLGVISFPVEPPSNEQRQQYWRQALTAAEISIPTIQLAQLSDRYGLTPNQISNAVAIAQKKLQWHDFTATNIDPFQELCAAARLQSGHSLITLAKKIEPQYTWADIVLPSPILTQLQGICQEAEYRDLVHEQWGFSEKLSLGKGLNILFAGAPGTGKTMTAEAIANHLQLDLYKIDLSQIISKYIGETEKNLRKIFTAAADTNAILLFDEADALFGKRSEIQDAHDRYANIEVGFLLQQMEEYEGITILTTNLRSNMDTAFERRLRFIVEFPKPDVGDRLKIWQQTFPTIAPVSPDIDWQFLAKQFDLTGANIKNIALTAAFHAADTHTEITMAAIIFALKREYQKMGQILRDKELGNYSRSRQD; from the coding sequence ATGACGACAACTTTCGAGTTAGATTTTGACGAATTTCAACCCCTGTCTGCTTTTGTACGGCGGGTTGATTTTTTTATGGGGCAAGCGTTGCAACATGCCGAAAATTTGACTGAGACTGTTCCTCCCCTGCCATTTGATTTTGCCGCGACTGATCAACCGCCGACGGTCTATGCTCACCCTGCTGTGCTCAGTTTTGCCCAAGCGTTTCAGCTCAACGAATTTGAGCTGGATGTTATTGCTTTAGCCCTCGCTCCAGAGCTTGATTTGCGTTATGGGGCAACCTACGCCTATTTACAGGCAGACCCAGTCTGCACATATCCGACGGTAGACTTTGCCCTGAAAATGCTCGGTGGTGATGGGGGCGATCGCCTGCAACGGAGGCATCATTTTTCTGACGATGCGCCATTAATTGCCCAGCATATTATTCAGTTAGTACCGCCTCCCAACTCCATTAAACCGAGCCTTATTAGCCATTTTCTGGTTTTAGATGAACAACTCATGCGTCTGTTATTTCAGCAGTCAGGCTTAGATCAGCGTTTAAAGAATCTCTGTGAGCTCCATACGCCCCGGGGGAAGACGTTACAGACATCTCTTTGTACGCCTTTACAGCGCAATTTACCGCTGTTTATTTCGGCGCATTGTGATCAAAATCTACCCCTGCGGCTTTATTTACAAGGGAAGCGTCCAGAAACTTATTTTGATACAGCCTTAGAAATAGCATCAGCACTAGATATGGGGTTGCTAGAAGTACAGATTTCGGCATTGCTGACCCTTCAGGATCACGGCTGTGGGCTAGTGCCATTTATTTTTCGTGAGGCTTGGTTCCAAAATGCGCTGGTGTATTTTGAGGGGATTGATCTGTTGTGGCGAGACGATTATCAACGGGTAAATAGGCAACTGCAAGGGGCGATCGCCCGCCACCAAGGCATTGTCATATTTTCGGGGCAACATCCTTGGCAACCGAGCATGAGAGAAACGTTAGGGGTGATCTCCTTTCCCGTGGAACCGCCCAGTAATGAACAGCGACAACAATATTGGCGGCAGGCTCTAACCGCGGCGGAGATCAGCATCCCAACGATTCAATTGGCTCAACTCAGTGATCGCTATGGTCTCACTCCAAACCAAATTTCCAATGCGGTGGCGATCGCCCAGAAAAAACTGCAATGGCACGACTTTACCGCAACAAATATTGATCCCTTCCAAGAGCTATGTGCCGCCGCCCGCCTGCAATCAGGCCATAGTCTGATCACCCTAGCCAAAAAAATCGAGCCCCAATACACCTGGGCAGACATCGTCCTGCCATCGCCAATTTTGACCCAGTTACAGGGGATTTGCCAAGAAGCCGAATATCGTGATCTTGTCCATGAACAGTGGGGCTTTTCTGAAAAATTATCCCTTGGTAAGGGGTTAAATATTTTATTCGCGGGCGCACCGGGCACAGGGAAAACCATGACAGCTGAGGCGATCGCCAACCATCTCCAGCTCGACCTTTATAAAATTGATCTTTCCCAAATCATTAGCAAATATATTGGCGAAACTGAAAAAAATCTCCGCAAAATTTTTACCGCAGCAGCCGATACAAATGCTATTTTGCTCTTCGATGAAGCCGATGCCCTATTCGGTAAACGCTCAGAAATCCAAGATGCCCACGATCGCTATGCCAATATTGAAGTCGGCTTTCTTTTGCAACAAATGGAAGAATACGAAGGGATCACCATTCTCACCACAAACCTGCGCAGTAATATGGATACGGCCTTCGAACGTCGTCTAAGGTTTATTGTCGAATTTCCGAAACCAGATGTCGGCGATCGCCTCAAAATTTGGCAACAAACCTTCCCCACAATAGCTCCTGTGTCCCCCGATATCGATTGGCAATTTCTCGCTAAACAATTTGATCTAACGGGGGCAAACATTAAAAATATTGCCCTCACCGCCGCTTTCCACGCCGCCGATACCCACACCGAAATTACCATGGCAGCGATTATTTTTGCCCTCAAGCGCGAATACCAAAAAATGGGTCAAATTCTGCGAGATAAAGAACTGGGTAACTATAGTCGTAGTCGGCAAGATTAG